The DNA sequence ACCCCGATGCCTGCAAGAAGAAGGAGCGATATAAGACCTGTTCTATCGGGAAGCTGGGCCCAACCGTCGAATAGGCCGCCTCTCGGTTCTCCGCCTCCACCAAGCCATATTGATGTGACAATCGATGCTGCGAGAACGACCAAGACGACTCTGGCATACTGCATGAGTGCAACCAGGCGGTCATCGGCGTCAAAGGCCCGTGCCATAATCACCATTGCCCCGGCAGCTCCCGGAGAAGATCCCCAAATCGCCTCTTTAGCAGGGATGACATGCAGGCGTGCCAGGATTAAGCCGAGCCCCCAGCTCAGGCCCATGACGCAGAGGATGACGATTACGAAGAGTGGCCACTGTCGTCCCAGCTCTCTGATAATCTGTCGCGTTAAGCTCTGGGCAATAAGGCATCCCATAAGGGCTTGCGACAGCTGGGAGCAGAATTTGGGTATCGTAAGCCGTAGTCCTATGATTGCCATGATGATTCCCACCATCATCGGGCCGAGGAGCCAGCCTGCCGGCAGATGAAGGGCCGTTATTGCAATTGCCGTGAGGGCCGAGGGAAAAAATAGTAACATCCATTGGAACAATGTAGGTATTCTTGTGATGTGCATCACGGAAGATGATAGCTTGAATTCTCCTTACTTCATAGCGGTTGGAGCCCGCATCCGTACTCTTTGTAAAAAGGTCGAAAAGGGATAAGCTTGTACCATGCGCTTTATTGGTGATTTTCATATACACTCATCCTATTCAAGGGCCACCAGCCGGCAGCTCAACCCCGAAAACCTCGATTTTTGGGGCAGAATCAAGGGGATTTCGGTTGTCGGTACCGGCGATTTTACCCATCCGGGTTGGGTTGCCGAGTTGAAAGAGAAGCTTGAACCTGCCGAACCAGGACTCTTCAGGTTGAAAAACGAATACCGCCTTGGAGGAGAAGAGGCCGGGCTGGTTCTTTCCGGTGCGGAAGGTGAGGCTGCTTCCTGTCGCTTTCTCCTTACCGCAGAGATCAGCTCAATTTACAAGTACGATGACAGGGTACGAAAGGTCCATAACGTAATCTTTGCCCCCGATTTTCCGACGGTGGAACGTATTCAGGAAAAGATTGAGCGGCTCGGCGGGAATATTCGTTCCGACGGACGCCCCATTCTCGGTCTCGATTCCCGGGATCTGCTGGAGCTTTGTCTGGAAGCCAATGAACGCATTTTCTTTGTCCCGGCTCATATCTGGACCCCCTGGTTTTCCGCTCTGGGATCTAAATCGGGCTTTGATTCCATCAGAGCCTGTTATCGGGACCTTTCCGATCACATCTTTGCCGTGGAAACCGGACTCTCCTCCGATCCTCCCATGAACTGGAGCTGCTCTTTTTTGGATGAGTACACCCTCATCAGCAATTCCGATGCCCATTCCCCGGAAAAACTGGGAAGAGAGGCAAACCTTTTTGATACCGGCCTCTCCTATGACGAGATCGTCGCAGCAATGAAGGGAGGGGGAAAAGCTGGCTTTCGGGGGACGATAGAGTTCTTTCCCCAGGAGGGAAAGTATCATTTCGATGGCCACCGCAAGTGCGGTATTTCCTGGGATCCCCTTCAGACGCTCCACCATGACGGCCGATGCCCGGTCTGTGGGCGTCCCGTCACCGTCGGGGTACTGAATCGCGTTGCCCAGCTTGCCGATCGCAAGGAGCCCCTTGATCGTCCCAACCGCGATCCCTTTTACTCCCTCATTCCGCTAAAGGAGGTTATTGCCGAGCTGGAAGGGCTAGGGCCAGGCTCAAAAAAGGTCGGTCGGCGTTATGTCGATTGTTTGAACCACCTCGGCTCGGAGCTCGATATCTTGCTGTATAAGGAAATCGAAGAAATCAGAATCCTTGCGGGACCTGATCTTGCCGAGGCGGTGGAAAGGATGCGGCAGCGCCAGGTCCTTGCCCTTCCGGGCTTCGACGGAGAGTATGGCAGGATCAAAATCTGGAATCCTGGAGAAAAGCCTCCTGTAGAAGGAGACGCCTTCTCCCTTTTCGGAAAGCGTGAGGCCCTATCTCCGCCCGAAACGCTGGGCCTGATCGAATTTGACCTCGCCGCTTTTCAGGAGGAGAAAAAGATGACGATGGAGGCAACAGACCCGGAATCTCACAGCCTTCCACATGCTCAGGCAGCATCTCCTGCGTCGTCTTCTTCGTCAGAAGGACTGAATCTCCAGCAGCAAGCTGCCGCCGATTATTGCGGCGGCCCGAGTCTTATCATTGCCGGTCCGGGGACCGGAAAAACCCGTACCCTCATCGAAAAGATTACCCGGCTTATTCATGGAGGAGTCGTTCCTTCATCTATTGTCGCCGTCACATTTGCAAACAAGGCTGCAGGAGAAGTGGCGGACAGGCTGCGGTCCGCAGGAATCACCGTGAATTCTTCCCTTTCCGAAGCCGATGGAGTAAGGGTTTTTACCTTCCACAGCCTGGGACTTGCCATTGTAAAGCCGCACCTCGCCCTTTTGGAGCGCGAAGGCGATTTCCTTATCATCGATGATGAAGAGAAAATGGCCCTTCTGAAATCAAAGAGTGATCTTTCCATCCGGGAACGAAAAAATCTTATCGGCTATATATCGAGGGTAAAGAACGGAATACTCCCTGAACCGGAAGTGTCGAGCAATGATTCCGCTGGCTTTCGTTTGTATCAGGGGTTGCTTCAGCGCCATAACTGCCTCGATTACGATGATCTTCTTTACTTGCCGCTTCGACTTTTCGAAGCGCATCCCGATATCATGGATTCGGTGAGAGAGGGGTTCCGTCACATCATTGTTGACGAATATCAGGACATCAATCCCGTCCAGTATGAACTGCTTCGAATCCTGACGAAGGGGGCAGAATTTTGCGCCGTGGGAGATCCGAACCAGTCCATATACGGCTTCAGGGGAGGCTCTCCCGAGTTTATCCGCCGCTTTGCCGTCGATTTTCCCACAGCGAAGCTTTTTTCTCTTTCCAGAAGCTACCGCTGTCCCGATACGGTTCTCAAGGCTTCTTCTCAGTTGCTTGGAGAAGGGGCTCCGCTCCTTGCCGGTCCCCGGCCGGGGGTCAAAATCGCTGTCAGAAAAACGGCGACTGCCGCCTCCGAGGCCGAGCAGATTGCCCGGGATGTTGAGGAACGCAGCGGCGGTATGGGCTTCTTTTCCCTCGATAGCGGGGTTGCCGGGGCGGGTAGCGATGATGAGATTGCTCTGTCGGATATTGCCGTTTTATGTCGTACCTCGATGCAGATGCCCATCCTTGAAAAGGCCTTTACCGATCACCGTATCCCTTTCCGGACGATACGAACCGATTCTCTTTTTTCCGGAGAACCTTATCGTACGTTCCTGAACTGGATCAGGTTTCTTGCTTATGGAGAGCGTGCTGCCCTTTTTTCAAGCGATATTGAACGTATCAGTCGGGCGGCTACAGGGGCTGCCGAACCACCTGCAACACTTCGGGCGGCCCTTGAATGCTTTTCCGATTCGGATCTGCTTGAGGAAAAGGTGGATATTGAAGAGGTCGAGAATGAACTTGCCCGCTATTGGGTACCAGGAGGGGATGCAAAGGCCTTTCTGGAGGCATCGCACCTGGCCTCCGGCAGCGACCGTTACGACGCTCGGTTCCAGGCGGTAAGTATCATGACCATCCACGCCGCAAAGGGGCTTGAGTTTGATCTCGTTTTCATTCCCGGTTGTGAGGATTCGATCATTCCCTGCACCCTGGTCGGTGAAAAGTCGGAGGATGTGGAAGAGGAGCGACGGCTCTTATACGTTGCAATGACCCGGGCAAGGCAGGAACTATTGCTCTCCTACGCCGCCAAGCGAACCATTTTCGGCAAAACGATAATGCAAAAGGAAAGCCCTTTCCTTACCGCGATAGAAG is a window from the Sediminispirochaeta bajacaliforniensis DSM 16054 genome containing:
- a CDS encoding UvrD-helicase domain-containing protein; protein product: MRFIGDFHIHSSYSRATSRQLNPENLDFWGRIKGISVVGTGDFTHPGWVAELKEKLEPAEPGLFRLKNEYRLGGEEAGLVLSGAEGEAASCRFLLTAEISSIYKYDDRVRKVHNVIFAPDFPTVERIQEKIERLGGNIRSDGRPILGLDSRDLLELCLEANERIFFVPAHIWTPWFSALGSKSGFDSIRACYRDLSDHIFAVETGLSSDPPMNWSCSFLDEYTLISNSDAHSPEKLGREANLFDTGLSYDEIVAAMKGGGKAGFRGTIEFFPQEGKYHFDGHRKCGISWDPLQTLHHDGRCPVCGRPVTVGVLNRVAQLADRKEPLDRPNRDPFYSLIPLKEVIAELEGLGPGSKKVGRRYVDCLNHLGSELDILLYKEIEEIRILAGPDLAEAVERMRQRQVLALPGFDGEYGRIKIWNPGEKPPVEGDAFSLFGKREALSPPETLGLIEFDLAAFQEEKKMTMEATDPESHSLPHAQAASPASSSSSEGLNLQQQAAADYCGGPSLIIAGPGTGKTRTLIEKITRLIHGGVVPSSIVAVTFANKAAGEVADRLRSAGITVNSSLSEADGVRVFTFHSLGLAIVKPHLALLEREGDFLIIDDEEKMALLKSKSDLSIRERKNLIGYISRVKNGILPEPEVSSNDSAGFRLYQGLLQRHNCLDYDDLLYLPLRLFEAHPDIMDSVREGFRHIIVDEYQDINPVQYELLRILTKGAEFCAVGDPNQSIYGFRGGSPEFIRRFAVDFPTAKLFSLSRSYRCPDTVLKASSQLLGEGAPLLAGPRPGVKIAVRKTATAASEAEQIARDVEERSGGMGFFSLDSGVAGAGSDDEIALSDIAVLCRTSMQMPILEKAFTDHRIPFRTIRTDSLFSGEPYRTFLNWIRFLAYGERAALFSSDIERISRAATGAAEPPATLRAALECFSDSDLLEEKVDIEEVENELARYWVPGGDAKAFLEASHLASGSDRYDARFQAVSIMTIHAAKGLEFDLVFIPGCEDSIIPCTLVGEKSEDVEEERRLLYVAMTRARQELLLSYAAKRTIFGKTIMQKESPFLTAIEDALIDRREAAAHRKDTADDDQLSLFD
- a CDS encoding AbrB family transcriptional regulator, with protein sequence MLLFFPSALTAIAITALHLPAGWLLGPMMVGIIMAIIGLRLTIPKFCSQLSQALMGCLIAQSLTRQIIRELGRQWPLFVIVILCVMGLSWGLGLILARLHVIPAKEAIWGSSPGAAGAMVIMARAFDADDRLVALMQYARVVLVVLAASIVTSIWLGGGGEPRGGLFDGWAQLPDRTGLISLLLLAGIGVVFGYTRIPAASMLVPMFLGVVVNVGGWVTISMPQPLAVFSYLIIGWEVGLRFDREILASSIRVLPRIFISNLLLILLCGGLGFAVSHLFTIDPVSAYLASSPGGANTIAVIAMTTPVDVPFIMALQVCRMVSIMLLGPVIARALAKRVER